The following nucleotide sequence is from Pedobacter sp. PACM 27299.
GCTATAAAACCATTGCTATCGGCAAATGGCACCAGGGAGAGGAAGCCAAGCATTTCCCTTTACAAAGGGGATTTGATGAGTTTTACGGTTTTATTGGCGGTCACAGGGATTTTTTTGCCTATAAAACTACGCCAGCCAAAGAGCAGGCATTGTATGAAAATTTGGAAGTGGTTCCGGAAAGTAAGGTCAGCTATCTGACTGATATGTTTACCGATAAGGCGATCAGTTTTATCGGCGAAAATAAAGAAAAGCCCTTCTTTATGTACCTTTCTTATAACGCGGTGCATACGCCAATGAATGCCAAAAAAGACCTGATGGAACGTTATGCTTCGATTGCTGATCCCGGAAGAAGGGCTTATGCAGCCATGATGACCTCCCTTGATGACAATGTAGGTCGGCTTTTGGAGGCGATTAAACAAAATAAGCTGGATGAGCATACCTTGATTATTTTTGTGAACGACAATGGTGGTGCTACAGTGAATTCATCTGATAATGGACCTTTACGGGGGATGAAAGGGTCGAAATGGGAAGGTGGAATCCGCGTTGCAATGCTGATGAAATGGCCGGGACAGCTTGCTGAGCACAAAAGATATACACTTCCTGTTAGTGCATTGGATATTTTGCCAACCGCCATTGCTGCGGGAAATGGCAAGCAAAAAGGAATTAAAAAGCTGGATGGTGTAAACCTATTGCCCTACCTACAGCGTCCGCAGCAAAAAGTTCCTCACCAGGCTCTGTACTGGAGGAGAGGAGTGGCTGCAGCTATGCGGGAAAATCAGTGGAAACTGATTCGCGTAAAAGACAATGTCTTGTTGTTCGATCTGACAAAAGACCTTTCCGAAACGAGTAATATAGCGCAGCAGCATCCGGCTGTTGTAAAAGCGATGCTGGCGAAACTTGTGCTCTGGGAAAAGGGTTTAGACCAGCCCCATTGGACCAGTCCTTATGGCGATCAGAACCAAATTATGAAACATCGCATGGAAACTACCGGCCGTGAGATGGAAAGAATGTATCCTTAACCAAATAAAAAACCAACCAAATTTAAGCTCAATGAAGAAAATCTTGTTAACAGGGGTATTGGCGGTAATGATGCTTAGCCCGCGACTGGCAGCAGCACAGCAGAATGAGGCCGCCGGATTAATTATGCAGCGGATTGTGCTGGACCTCAGAAAGCCGGTGCTTGCCGTAGATAAATCAGCAGAAAAGAATCTGGCTACGATACAAGCGAATGGCAGTTGGAAGGGCATAGATTATGCGGCCAACACCATTACGAATTGGCAGCCTGGAGAGCATCTGTTGAAGGTAGAAAACCTTGCTCAGGCTTATGTGACAAAAGACAGCCGCTTTTTTAGCAATGAAGAGGTGCTGCAGGACATCAGTAAAGCATTAAAATATTGGTACGACCAGGATCCTAAAAGCAGCAACTGGTGGCACAATGAAATTGCGACACCACAGGCATTAGGGGAAATCCTGATCTTGCTGCGCAATGGAGAAAGTAGGATTCCTGCGGATTTGGAGGCTATGCTGATCGAAAGAATGAAGCGTGGAGATCCTGAAAAGCAGACTGGTGCCAATAAAACAGATATCGCGCTGCATTATTTTTACAGGGCATTGCTGACTGCTGATCAGGCTTTACTGGCTACTTCAACTGCTGAGCTGTTTGACCCGATCAAACTGGTACATTATAAAGAGGGTCTGCAATATGATTTCTCTTACTTGCAGCATGGTCCGCAGCTGCAAATCTCCAGTTATGGGCTCGTGTTTATCACCGGAGTATTAAAAATGATCAATTACGTGCAGGGAACACCTTATGCCATTAGTAAGGAAAAGTTGGACCTGTTTTCTAAATACTACCGTGAAACTTATTTGAAAGCCATAAGAGGAAGTTATATGGATTTTAACGTAGAGGGGCGCGGAGTAAGCAGACCGAATATTTTAAGAAAAAACACAGAGAAAAGCAGGTTGTTGATTGCGGCTTTGATAGACCCATCGCATGGAGAGGAATGGAAAGCAGCAATGGCGCGTACGGACAGCAGTGCAGCACCGGATTATAAGATAACGCCTTTGCATAAACAGTTCTGGAACGGGGATTATGTGATCCACAGCAGACCTGGGTATTCTTTTAATGTCAGGATGGTGAGTAACCGTACTAAACGCAGTGAGTCTGGAAATAAAGAAAATTTGTACGGCAGATATTTGTCGGACGGCGCAACCAATATCCAGGTTCGCGGACCGGAGTACTATAATATTATGCCGATTTGGGAATGGGACAAAATTCCTGGAACGACGACCAGAGATTACCAGGAAGATCGCCTGACCTCTAAATTCTGGGGTGAAGATGGCAGCAATGCTTTTGCTGGCGGGGTATCTGATGGAGTTTATGGTGTATCGGCCTATGCCTTGAACTATGATAGTTTATCCGCAAAAAAGGCCTGGTTTTTCTTTGATCAGGAGATCGTTTGTCTGGGGGCAGCTATTCACAGCAATACCGCAGAACCGATTGTGACTACACTTAACCAGAGCTGGTTGAATGGTGATGTGCTGGGGACTGCTTTTAAAGGTAAATTTGGGAAAGGAAAAACGGAAAGCTTCCGCAATGAGCAGGAAAGCTGGATCCTGCATGATGGAATTGGTTATGTTTTTCCTGAGCCTGCGGCCATCACTTTGAGCAGCAGCAGCCAGAAAGGAAACTGGTTCCGCATTAATAACTCCCATCCAAAAGCGGAGCTTTCCGGCAATGTGTTTAAATTATGGATCAATCATGGGGTAAAACCTGAAGGCGGAAAATATGCTTATGTAGTTTTTCCGGGGATTAAAAATACAGCCCCTTTGAGCGATTTCAGCAAGTCTGGGATTAAGATCTTGGTAAATACCGGGGCGCTTCAGGCGGTGAGTCATGAAAAGTTAAATATGATCCAGGCCGTGTTTTATGAGCCAGGAATTTTCAGTACTGCAGACTATAGCGTCCAGTCTGATAAACCTTGCGCGCTGTTAATTAAAATAGACCAAGGGCAGTTCATGATCTCTGCTGCAGATCCACTGCAAAAGGAAAGCAAAGCCCTGATCAGCATTAAAAATCTAAAAGATGGAAAGACTATGGAATATCCAATTAGCTTTCCTCAGCAAGCATTTGCCGGTTCTACGGTAACGCTGAAATAGTTTTAACCGATTATTACCCTCAATTAAATTAAATAGCACCCCCTTATTCAGGGCATTGATGCTCAAATTTGATTGAGGTAATCTTCGGGTTACCACAGCATAAACCAAATTTAAACCAATTGAAGTATGAGAAAAATTTACATGATTTTTATGTGCCTTTTTTTTGCCATGACTGCCAATGCGCAACAGACGCGGCGGCTGG
It contains:
- a CDS encoding sulfatase-like hydrolase/transferase, with amino-acid sequence MKNLIIYAVLTFGITSSVAAQNKASKKPNVIVIVSDDAGYIDFGCYGGKQIPTPNIDGIAAKGILFTDAYVSASVCAPSRAGILTGRYQQRFGFEHNTSNLVAPGFQLTDVGMDPAERIIGDEMKGNGYKTIAIGKWHQGEEAKHFPLQRGFDEFYGFIGGHRDFFAYKTTPAKEQALYENLEVVPESKVSYLTDMFTDKAISFIGENKEKPFFMYLSYNAVHTPMNAKKDLMERYASIADPGRRAYAAMMTSLDDNVGRLLEAIKQNKLDEHTLIIFVNDNGGATVNSSDNGPLRGMKGSKWEGGIRVAMLMKWPGQLAEHKRYTLPVSALDILPTAIAAGNGKQKGIKKLDGVNLLPYLQRPQQKVPHQALYWRRGVAAAMRENQWKLIRVKDNVLLFDLTKDLSETSNIAQQHPAVVKAMLAKLVLWEKGLDQPHWTSPYGDQNQIMKHRMETTGREMERMYP
- the cslA gene encoding chondroitinase-AC, translated to MKKILLTGVLAVMMLSPRLAAAQQNEAAGLIMQRIVLDLRKPVLAVDKSAEKNLATIQANGSWKGIDYAANTITNWQPGEHLLKVENLAQAYVTKDSRFFSNEEVLQDISKALKYWYDQDPKSSNWWHNEIATPQALGEILILLRNGESRIPADLEAMLIERMKRGDPEKQTGANKTDIALHYFYRALLTADQALLATSTAELFDPIKLVHYKEGLQYDFSYLQHGPQLQISSYGLVFITGVLKMINYVQGTPYAISKEKLDLFSKYYRETYLKAIRGSYMDFNVEGRGVSRPNILRKNTEKSRLLIAALIDPSHGEEWKAAMARTDSSAAPDYKITPLHKQFWNGDYVIHSRPGYSFNVRMVSNRTKRSESGNKENLYGRYLSDGATNIQVRGPEYYNIMPIWEWDKIPGTTTRDYQEDRLTSKFWGEDGSNAFAGGVSDGVYGVSAYALNYDSLSAKKAWFFFDQEIVCLGAAIHSNTAEPIVTTLNQSWLNGDVLGTAFKGKFGKGKTESFRNEQESWILHDGIGYVFPEPAAITLSSSSQKGNWFRINNSHPKAELSGNVFKLWINHGVKPEGGKYAYVVFPGIKNTAPLSDFSKSGIKILVNTGALQAVSHEKLNMIQAVFYEPGIFSTADYSVQSDKPCALLIKIDQGQFMISAADPLQKESKALISIKNLKDGKTMEYPISFPQQAFAGSTVTLK